The Candidatus Gracilibacteria bacterium genome window below encodes:
- the rlmN gene encoding 23S rRNA (adenine(2503)-C(2))-methyltransferase RlmN, translating to MHSIYDTAALTKFLIEQGEKLFRLTQIQHSLYKDLVEDISSCTTISQKLREAMQAEFTQHILTLSHVATSSNGQTTKLLLDTYDGHHIESVIMRHLSGRTTVCISCQVGCPMACSFCATGKLGLLRNLTVGEIVEQVMIAIHLLKKEGIQVRNIVFMGMGEPFLNYPEVKKALEIFCGPKCLNFSERRITISTCGIVPGIKKLMVDHPQISLAISLHAPNDEARRAIMPVDTTYPLDELMKTLDEYVAVTNKRIFYEYIMIKGVTDKPQYAHELAELMKGRLGHVNFIPYNAGEGIMGDDMQPTSTLIIKKFQRVLEEYGIPSTVRHTMGDDIDAACGQLALKVDGKKTSDVQGKRIGG from the coding sequence ATGCATTCTATCTACGATACAGCTGCACTTACCAAATTTCTCATTGAACAGGGAGAGAAACTTTTTCGTCTGACACAAATTCAGCATTCTCTCTATAAGGACCTCGTAGAGGATATTTCATCGTGCACGACGATTTCTCAGAAGCTTCGTGAGGCGATGCAGGCAGAATTTACCCAACATATTCTCACTCTCAGTCATGTGGCAACTTCCTCAAATGGTCAGACAACCAAACTTCTTCTCGACACGTATGATGGTCATCATATAGAATCTGTGATTATGCGGCATCTCTCTGGCCGTACTACCGTCTGTATCTCCTGCCAGGTAGGTTGTCCGATGGCGTGTAGTTTTTGTGCGACAGGAAAGCTTGGCTTACTCCGCAATCTCACAGTAGGGGAAATCGTCGAACAGGTGATGATTGCTATTCATCTTCTCAAAAAAGAAGGTATTCAAGTCCGCAATATTGTCTTTATGGGAATGGGCGAACCATTTCTCAATTATCCAGAAGTCAAAAAAGCATTGGAGATATTTTGTGGTCCGAAGTGTCTCAATTTCTCAGAACGACGTATCACTATTTCAACTTGCTGAATTGTTCCATGAATTAAAAAGCTGATGGTCGATCATCCGCAGATTAGTCTCGCAATCTCTCTGCACGCTCCAAATGATGAAGCGCGTCGAGCCATAATGCCTGTGGATACTACCTATCCACTCGATGAACTCATGAAAACGCTCGATGAATATGTGGCTGTGACGAATAAACGTATCTTCTATGAATATATCATGATCAAATGAGTGACCGATAAACCTCAGTACGCTCATGAACTCGCGGAACTGATGAAGGGGCGGCTCGGACATGTGAACTTTATCCCCTACAACGCTGGCGAGGGGATTATGGGCGATGATATGCAGCCGACATCCACACTGATTATCAAGAAATTTCAACGTGTTCTCGAAGAATACTGAATTCCTTCCACGGTACGTCATACTATGGGCGATGATATCGATGCTGCCTGTGGACAACTCGCTCTCAAAGTCGACGGAAAAAAGACTTCTGATGTTCAGGGGAAGAGGATAGGAGGGTAA
- a CDS encoding MBL fold metallo-hydrolase, giving the protein MKLTILGSGTIVPSLQRSAPSYHLQIGVRQILIDCGPGTLIQLEKAKLSYKDIDMICISHYHIDHISDLNPLISAFKWTPNYNREKDLTIIGPVGFQNFYETYIQPLSGSPLPNTYKIIIREITDFIEYAEFRIETYKTRHTDNSLAYKFLENGKIVTLSGDTDFDLGLAQFAKNSDICVLECSFANNGKVAGHLISKECGEIAKQASVGKLILSHLYPIPEETRLLETQQLFLNTILAEDLMTFSI; this is encoded by the coding sequence ATGAAACTTACTATTCTCGGAAGCGGGACCATCGTTCCCTCACTCCAGCGCAGTGCCCCATCGTATCATCTACAAATAGGAGTTCGACAAATACTCATAGATTGCGGGCCATGAACACTGATACAACTTGAAAAAGCAAAATTGAGTTATAAGGATATTGATATGATATGCATATCTCACTACCATATTGATCACATCTCCGATCTTAATCCTCTCATCAGTGCATTTAAGTGGACACCGAATTACAATCGAGAGAAAGATTTGACCATTATCTGACCAGTATGATTTCAAAATTTTTACGAAACATATATACAACCCCTCTCCTGATCACCACTTCCAAACACATATAAAATTATTATTCGTGAAATAACGGATTTTATAGAGTATGCCGAGTTTCGTATCGAGACATACAAAACTCGTCACACAGACAATAGTTTGGCATACAAATTTTTAGAAAACTGAAAAATAGTCACCCTCTCATGAGACACGGATTTTGACCTATGATTAGCACAATTTGCTAAAAACTCAGACATATGTGTCTTGGAATGCTCCTTTGCTAATAATTGAAAGGTTGCTGGGCATCTCATCTCAAAAGAATGTGGAGAAATAGCAAAACAGGCAAGTGTAGGGAAACTCATTTTATCGCATCTGTATCCTATCCCAGAAGAAACACGTCTTCTAGAAACTCAACAGCTATTTCTGAATACTATTTTAGCTGAGGATTTAATGACGTTCAGTATTTAA